In Rhodamnia argentea isolate NSW1041297 chromosome 4, ASM2092103v1, whole genome shotgun sequence, the following proteins share a genomic window:
- the LOC115752587 gene encoding ATPase 8, plasma membrane-type, with protein sequence MATSDISLEQIKNENVDLERIPVEEVFEQLKCTKDGLSSDEGVKRLQIFGPNKLEEKKESKLLKFLGFMWNPLSWVMESAAIMAIALANGGGKPPDWQDFVGIVVLLIINSTISFIEENNAGNAAAALMAGLAPKTKVLRDGKWSEQEAEILVPGDVISIKLGDIVPADARLLEGDPLKIDQAALTGESLPVTKNPGDEVFSGSTCKQGEIEAVVIATGVHTFFGKAAHLVDNTNNVGHFQKVLTAIGNFCICSIAVGMLLEIVVMYAVQHRKYREGIDNLLVLLIGGIPIAMPTVLSVTMAIGSHRLSEQGAITKRMTAIEEMAGMDVLCSDKTGTLTLNKLTVDKNLIEVFTNDVDKDGLLLLAARASRVENQDAIDACIVGMLGDPKEARAGITEVHFLPFNPVEKRTAITYIDENGDWHRSSKGAPEQIIDLCGLKGEASKRAHAIIGNFADRGLRSLAVSRQTVPEKTKESEGTPWEFVGLLPLFDPPRHDSAETIRRALELGVNVKMITGDQLAIGKETGRRLGMGTNMYPSSSLLGESKDEAIASIPVDELIEKADGFAGVFPEHKYEIVKKLQQRKHICGMTGDGVNDAPALKKADIGIAVADATDAARSASDIVLTEPGLSVIISAVLTSRAIFQRMKNYTIYAVSITIRIVLGFLLVALVWKFDFSPFMVLIIAILNDGTIMTISKDRVKPSPVPDSWKLKEIFATGVVLGAYMAIMTVVFFWLVHDTDFFTESFGVRPIKNNVDELTAALYLQVSIISQALIFVTRSRSWSFVERPGLLLVVAFIAAQLVATVIAVYASWEFARIQGIGWGWAGVIWLFSIVTYFPLDILKFIIRYALSGKAWDNMLQNKTAFTTKKDYGKGEREAQWAIAQRTLHGLNPPETIFHDKSSTEELSEIAEQAKRRAEVARLRELHTLKGHVESVVKLKGLDIETIQQHYTV encoded by the exons ATGGCCACCTCTGACATCTCCTTGGAGCAGATCAAGAACGAGAATGTCGACCTG GAGCGCATCCCCGTCGAAGAAGTCTTTGAGCAGCTGAAGTGCACCAAAGATGGCTTGTCAAGTGATGAAGGAGTGAAGAGGCTCCAGATTTTCGGCCCAAACAAGCTCGAAGAGAAAAAG GAGAGCAAGCTTCTCAAGTTTCTGGGTTTTATGTGGAATCCTCTGTCATGGGTCATGGAGTCTGCTGCCATCATGGCCATTGCTCTAGCCAATGGAGGG GGGAAGCCGCCGGATTGGCAAGACTTTGTTGGCATTGTCGTGTTGCTCATTATCAACTCAACGATTAGCTTCATCGAAGAGAATAATGCGGGCAATGCCGCGGCTGCTCTGATGGCCGGTCTTGCCCCAAAAACCAAG GTGTTGAGAGATGGTAAGTGGAGCGAGCAAGAGGCAGAAATCCTTGTGCCGGGTGACGTTATCAGCATCAAGCTGGGTGATATCGTTCCAGCGGATGCCCGCCTCTTGGAAGGAGATCCCCTAAAGATTGATCAGGCCGCTCTCACAGGCGAGTCCCTGCCAGTGACGAAGAACCCGGGTGACGAGGTGTTCTCTGGTTCCACTTGCAAGCAAGGAGAAATTGAGGCCGTTGTCATTGCCACCGGCGTCCACACCTTCTTCGGCAAGGCCGCCCATCTTGTCGATAACACCAACAACGTTGGTCACTTCCAAAAG GTGTTGACAGCAATTGGTAACTTCTGCATCTGCTCGATCGCCGTTGGAATGCTGCTTGAGATCGTGGTCATGTACGCAGTCCAGCACAGGAAGTACAGAGAGGGCATTGACAACCTCCTTGTGCTTCTCATCGGAGGTATTCCGATTGCAATGCCCACTGTGCTGTCCGTGACCATGGCCATTGGATCTCACCGCTTGTCCGAACAAGGCGCTATCACCAAGAGGATGACCGCGATCGAAGAGATGGCCGGGATGGACGTGCTCTGCAGTGACAAGACTGGGACTCTTACCCTTAACAAGCTCACTGTAGATAAGAACTTGATCGAG GTCTTCACAAATGACGTGGACAAGGATGGTCTGCTGCTATTGGCTGCTAGGGCATCCAGGGTTGAGAATCAAGATGCTATTGATGCTTGCATAGTTGGCATGTTGGGTGACCCTAAAGAG GCAAGGGCAGGCATTACAGAAGTGCATTTCCTACCCTTCAATCCAGTCGAGAAGCGCACTGCCATAACTTACATCGACGAGAATGGCGACTGGCACCGTAGCAGCAAGGGTGCGCCGGAGCAA ATCATTGATCTTTGTGGCCTCAAGGGCGAGGCGAGCAAAAGGGCGCACGCCATCATCGGCAATTTCGCTGACCGAGGCCTTCGTTCATTGGCTGTTTCTCGACAA ACTGTTCCTGAGAAGACAAAGGAGAGCGAGGGCACTCCATGGGAGTTTGTGGGTCTCTTGCCTCTTTTTGACCCCCCGAGACATGACAGTGCAGAGACAATCCGGCGGGCCCTCGAGTTGGGTGTCAATGTCAAGATGATCACTGGTGACCAACTCGCCATTGGCAAAGAGACCGGTCGTAGACTCGGCATGGGCACCAACATGTATCCCTCTTCATCCCTCTTGGGTGAGAGCAAGGACGAGGCCATTGCTTCGATCCCTGTCGATGAGCTCATTGAGAAAGCTGATGGATTTGCTGGAGTTTTCCCTG AGCATAAATATGAAATTGTCAAGAAATTGCAGCAGAGAAAGCACATTTGTGGAATGACCGGTGATGGTGTCAATGATGCCCCGGCTCTAAAGAAGGCAGACATCGGTATCGCAGTTGCTGACGCAACCGACGCTGCTAGAAGTGCGTCGGACATTGTCTTGACCGAGCCAGGACTGAGTGTGATCATCAGTGCGGTCCTGACGAGCAGGGCGATCTTCCAGAGGATGAAGAACTACACCATCTATGCGGTTTCCATCACGATCCGTATCGTGTTGGGCTTCCTCCTCGTGGCTCTCGTATGGAAGTTTGATTTCTCACCCTTCATGGTTCTCATCATCGCCATATTGAATGACGGGACTATCATGACCATCTCCAAGGACAGAGTCAAGCCATCTCCTGTCCCAGACTCATGGAAGCTCAAGGAAATCTTCGCCACGGGGGTTGTCCTCGGGGCATACATGGCCATCATGACCGTGGTCTTCTTTTGGCTTGTGCATGATACCGACTTCTTCACG GAATCTTTCGGGGTGAGGCCAATCAAAAATAACGTGGATGAGCTCACTGCAGCTCTCTACCTGCAAGTTAGCATCATCAGCCAAGCTCTTATATTTGTGACCCGCTCACGAAGCTGGTCGTTCGTCGAACGGCCAGGACTCCTACTTGTAGTTGCCTTCATTGCAGCCCAGCTG GTTGCCACGGTTATCGCCGTTTATGCAAGCTGGGAATTTGCGAGGATCCAAGGCATTGGATGGGGATGGGCCGGAGTGATCTGGCTCTTTAGCATTGTGACTTACTTCCCTCTCGACATCCTCAAGTTCATCATCCGCTACGCTTTGAGCGGCAAGGCTTGGGACAACATGTTGCAGAACAAG ACCGCTTTCACTACCAAGAAGGATTACGGCAAGGGCGAGAGGGAGGCACAATGGGCAATAGCTCAACGTACTCTTCATGGACTCAATCCTCCGGAGACCATCTTCCACGACAAGAGCAGCACGGAGGAGCTGTCTGAGATTGCTGAACAAGCCAAGAGACGCGCCGAAGTCGCAAG GCTCAGGGAGCTGCATACTCTCAAGGGGCATGTTGAGTCAGTGGTGAAGCTGAAGGGGCTTGATATTGAGACCATCCAACAACATTACACTGTCTAA